The DNA window CTTGGCGACCTTGGCCGGAGCCAGCGCACGGCGTGCGTAGATCTCCGGGTCGGGGTGCCATGGCACGATGTCGATGCGCTCGCCGCCCAGCTCGCTCACGACCGCCTGCACGCGCGAGCCCTTGAGCCCGACGCACGCACCGACCGGATCGATCGATTCGTCGCGCGACGTCACCGCGAGCTTGGTCCGACCGCCCACCTCGCGCGCGATGCCCTTGATGTCCACGATGCCCTGGTAGATCTCCGGCACCTCCAGCTTGAACAGCGCTGCCACGAACTCCGGCGCGGCACGCGACAGGATCAGGCGGGGACCCTTGGGCGTCTCCTCGACCTTCTTCAGCACGGCACGGATCGGCTCACCCTGGCGGAACCGCTCGCGCGGGTTCTGCTCCTTCCACGGAATGATCGAGTCCGCGTCGCGCGACTTGTTCAGCATCAGCACGATCTTGCCGCGCTCGACCTGCTGCACCTCGCCCGACAGCAGCTCGCCCACCCGGTTCGCGTACTCGTCGCGGATCTTGTTCCGCTCACCCTCGCGCACCCGCTGAATGATCCGCTGCTTGGCGGCCATCACGGCATTGCGGCCGAAGTCGGCGAACTCGACCGGAATCTCCAGCACGTCGCCGACCTCGAAGTCGGGGTCGTCCCAGCGCGCCTCCTCCAGTGAGACCTCGCGCGACGGATCCTCGACCTCGGCAACGACTTCCTTCAGCACCATGATCTTGATGTCGCCCTCGTCCTCGTCGACGCGGATCTCCGCTTCGACGTTCGGCCCGTACCGACGGGCGAGGGCGGCCATGATGCCGTCCTTGATGAGGTCGTGCAGGTCGTCGCGCGAGAGATTCTTGTTCGCAATCATCTCGCGGAACGCTGCCAGGACCTGCGTCGCGTTTGCCATAACCGTTCCTTCTCGTCCCGAACCGTTCAGGTTCAGCGGTCTTCCCAGCGGAAGACCAGGTGTGCACGCGTGATCTCGTCGCGCGCGACATCGACTTCCGCACCATCGTTCAGGCGCAGCCGGACGTATTCGCGGCCGTCCCGCTCGTTCAGCCCGAGCAGTTCGCCCTCGAGCCGCCGGGAACGGCCGGCCAGCACGTCCTTCCCTCTCACCGCGATCTCCTGCCCCGCGTAGCGCTGGAAGTCGCGCGGCCGCACGAGCGGCCGCTCGATCCCGGGCGACGACACCTCGAGCATGTAGCGCTCGGGGACGTCCTCCGCCTCGTCCAGCCAGGACTCGAGCGAGCGGCTGACCGTCGTGCAGTCGTCCACCGTCACGCCCGCGCCCTTCTCGCTTCCGCCTGCACGGTCGATCCGGACCCGCAGGATCGGGCGCGTCTTCGAACCGGCACGCTCCAGCTCGACAAGCTCGTACCCGAGCTCCTCGACCCGCCGCTCCAGCTCCTGTTCCAGCGCTGCGTCCTGCATAGATCAGGGCTCAATAAAAAAGTGGGGGTCCTTCCCCCACTTTCGCGGCCGCGGCCCCCGCGGCCCGGCAGTCCGGAATATAGCGGAGCAGCGACCGCCCATCAACCCCGGGAACTCCGCTGCTCCGCGCGCGCTCAGTCGGCGGGGACCTCGTCGATCTCCGCACTCCATTCGACGTCGATCGCGCCCTTCAGGCTGTGCGCCGTCGGACACCGGTCCCGGTGGCGCGACAGCGCCCGGTCGACCTTGTCCCTGCTGCCGGCCGGGATGCGCAGCCTGTACTGCACGTGGATGCGTGTCAGCGTGATCATCCCGTCGACCAGTTCGAGGTGACCTTCCGCGTCCGCGACGATGGCATCCGGCTCCAGCTGAATCCCGCGCGCCTCCAGCGCGCCGTTGAGTGTACCCAGCATTCACCCGCCGGTTGCCGCGACGATGTAGTCGACCGGCAGCGGCAGGTTCTTTTCGTCCGAAAGACCGTAGTGGTCCTTGATCGGGCCGTGCACACCGACGTCGAAGCGTTCGCCCGTGGCGAGTGTCAGTCGACGGTGTGTGCCACTCACCTTCTGCACGCGTGCGCGCGCGACGTACATGGGATCAGTCATGTTCCTCCGTGAACGGACCCGGTTGGTCGTCTGTGTGTGTGTGGCCGGCGGCAGATGGCCGGGCAGCGAAGCCGTCGCAGGCGAGCACAGGCAGCCGCGGATAGCGCGCGAAGCGCGGATCGCTTTGCGACAGCCCGCACAGCAGAAAGGTCGAGCCGCGCCGGCTCCGCACGATGCGCTGGTGCATGCATCCCGCGCACAGCCCCGCGTGGACGTTCATACCGGCGGCCGCAGAGCGACAAAGCCGAGCTGGCGGCCGGTGCTGCCGCCGCGATGCGAGAACAGGGTGTCGCTGTCACAGCGCGTGCACCAGTCCGACACGCTGACCTGTTCCGGCGGTATTCCCGCCTCGGCAGCGCGCCGTGCGAGCGCGGCGCGCAGGTCGAGAAGCCGGTCGACAGGCACGTCGAGCCCGAGTGCCTCGAAGACCTCGGGTCCAACCTCGTAACACCGGCCGCAGATCGCCGGCCCGAGGTGAACCCAGATCGATGCCGCATCAGCGCCGGCGTTGCGCATCGCCTGGAGGCCGGCCTCGAGCACGCCCGCGGCCGTGCCGCGCCAGCCGGCGTGCACGATTGCGGCCGCACGCGGCCCGCTCGCGACCAGGGTGACGGGCACGCAGTCGGCGACCGAGATCGTGAGCAGGGTGCCCGGGGTGCGCGTGCAGTGCCCGTCCGCGTCCACGCCCGCGATCAGCATCCCGGCCGGAAGGCCGTCGTGCTGCAGCACCCGCGCACCATGGACCTGGCGGGCATGCACGGCCGTGGTTGTGCCGGTCGCTTCACGCAGCAGCCGCCAGCGCGTCATTACGTCGCCCACCGGCGCGTCCCGGAACAGGCCGAAATCCGCACCGCGCCGTCCACCCGCCGTGGTGCCCTGCACCAGAAACGGAAAACGGGCCGCCCACTCCTCGTTGTGGAGGAGCGCAACGGGCCCGTCTACCCACCGCTCGCGGATGGTACGACTCACCCGCCGTCGACGGGGAAGCCGCCGGCGGTGCTGCCTCCGGCCGTATCACCCTTTGCTGCAGCGCCACCCGTTCCGCCACTGCCGTGCGTGTGCGGATGGGAGTGCGCATCGAAGCGTGCGCGCAGCGCGTCGACCTCGGCACGCAGCGCATCGAACTCGCGCCGCGAAACGAAGTCGAACCGCTCGCGCATGGTCTCCAGCTCTTCCTGCGCACGCTGCATCGTCGCACGGGCGGCCTCGCGCGCACGCTCCGGCGACAGGTCGCCGCGCGCGCGCAGCTCATCGAAGCTTTCCTCGACGGCATCCTTCAGGGCGCCGAGAATGCCCGCGACCGTGCGAACGCCTTCACGGAGGTTGTCGCCGAGATCACCCGGCCGTCGGTCCTGGCTCGACATGTCTGCCTCCTCGCGGGTGGTTATTCGTCGCTGCGCGAATCTGCGCGTTCGATCACCGCGCCCAGCGCGCGCAGCCGCTCGTCGATCTTCTCGTAGCCGCGCTCGATCTGCTGGATGTTGTAGATGTGGCTTTCGCCGTCTGCGCCGAGTGCCGCGATCAGCAGGGCCATGCCGGCGCGGGTGTCGGGGCTCTCCACGACCGCCGCGTGCAGCCGCGACGGCCCGACGACCACGGCCCGGTGCGGGTCGCACAGCACGATGCGCGCGCCCATGCCGATGACCTTGTCGGCGAAGAACATCCGCGACTCGAACATCTTCTCGTGGATCAGGATCGTGCCGCGGCACTGCGTCGCCACGACCAGCGCGATGGACGTCAGGTCCGCCGGGAACGCCGGCCACGGGCCGTCGTCGATCTTGGGGATGTGCCCCCCCACGTCGGTGCGCACCACGCGGTCCTGCTCCGCGGGAACGAACAGGTCCTCGCCCCGCATCTCGCAACGGATGCCCATCCGCTCGAACCCGAGCAGCGTGGAGTCGAGGTGCTCGAGGGCCGCGTCCCTGATCAGGATCTCGCCGCCGGTCACGGCCGCGAGGCCGATGAAGCTGCCCACCTCGATGTGGTCGCTGCCGATACGGAAGCGGCCGCCGCCCAGCCGGTCGACGCCCTCGAACTCCAGGACACCGGTCCCGATGCCGGAGATCTTCGCACCGAACTGCACGAGCATGTTGCAGAGGTCCTGGACGTGCGGCTCGGCGGCGGCGTTGCGGATGCGCGTCTGGCCCTTCGCCATCACGGCGGCCATGATCGCGTTCTCGGTCGCGGTCACGCTCGGCTCGTCCAGGAAGATGTCGGCACCGCGCAGCCCGGACGTCGACAGCGAGTAGCCGTCATCCGATTCGACCTGCGCACCGAGCCGGGCCAGCGCAAGGAAGTGAGTGTCGACGCGCCGGCGCCCGATAACGTCACCACCCGGCGGCGGCAGCGTCATGCGGCCCACGCGCGCGAGCATCGGCCCGGCCAGCAGGATGGACGCGCGAATGCGGGCGGCCATCGCCGGCTCGATTGCGGAGGCGCGTACCTCCTTCGCCTGGACACGCACCGTGTTGGGCCCGATCCAGGCAGTCTCCGCGCCGAGCAACGAGAGCAGCTCGAGCAGTGTGCGCACGTCGCGGATGGCCGGCACGTTCTCGAGGATGACTTCTTCCTCGGTCAGCAGCGTAGCGGCAATGATCGGCAGCGCAGCATTCTTGTTGCCCGCCGGGCGGATCTCGCCCCGCAATGGCTTGCCGCCCTGCACCACGAATTTCGGCATTCCAGTCCCCCCAGGTCCCCGCCGCGGGAGCGCGCCCGCGTGCGCCGCCCACGCTCAAGCAACGAACATACCGGCCGCGCCAAAA is part of the Longimicrobiales bacterium genome and encodes:
- the nusA gene encoding transcription termination factor NusA; translation: MANATQVLAAFREMIANKNLSRDDLHDLIKDGIMAALARRYGPNVEAEIRVDEDEGDIKIMVLKEVVAEVEDPSREVSLEEARWDDPDFEVGDVLEIPVEFADFGRNAVMAAKQRIIQRVREGERNKIRDEYANRVGELLSGEVQQVERGKIVLMLNKSRDADSIIPWKEQNPRERFRQGEPIRAVLKKVEETPKGPRLILSRAAPEFVAALFKLEVPEIYQGIVDIKGIAREVGGRTKLAVTSRDESIDPVGACVGLKGSRVQAVVSELGGERIDIVPWHPDPEIYARRALAPAKVAKVLSDSTRRVITAIVDEDQLSLAIGRNGQNVRLASQLIGWQIDLYGSREWLERGADAALFGGGEPEYEVADFPIRELDLPVTTLAALEAAGYTSFLDIIDLERDDLLRISGITAEDADDVLRLIESLTVEDAGEESTQAEGGPSEEELAEAREFAADILGLPLPERTRTESTPASKVDDAEDGRD
- the rimP gene encoding ribosome maturation factor RimP codes for the protein MQDAALEQELERRVEELGYELVELERAGSKTRPILRVRIDRAGGSEKGAGVTVDDCTTVSRSLESWLDEAEDVPERYMLEVSSPGIERPLVRPRDFQRYAGQEIAVRGKDVLAGRSRRLEGELLGLNERDGREYVRLRLNDGAEVDVARDEITRAHLVFRWEDR
- a CDS encoding OsmC family protein, translated to MLGTLNGALEARGIQLEPDAIVADAEGHLELVDGMITLTRIHVQYRLRIPAGSRDKVDRALSRHRDRCPTAHSLKGAIDVEWSAEIDEVPAD
- a CDS encoding polyphenol oxidase family protein, which encodes MSRTIRERWVDGPVALLHNEEWAARFPFLVQGTTAGGRRGADFGLFRDAPVGDVMTRWRLLREATGTTTAVHARQVHGARVLQHDGLPAGMLIAGVDADGHCTRTPGTLLTISVADCVPVTLVASGPRAAAIVHAGWRGTAAGVLEAGLQAMRNAGADAASIWVHLGPAICGRCYEVGPEVFEALGLDVPVDRLLDLRAALARRAAEAGIPPEQVSVSDWCTRCDSDTLFSHRGGSTGRQLGFVALRPPV
- the murA gene encoding UDP-N-acetylglucosamine 1-carboxyvinyltransferase, whose amino-acid sequence is MPKFVVQGGKPLRGEIRPAGNKNAALPIIAATLLTEEEVILENVPAIRDVRTLLELLSLLGAETAWIGPNTVRVQAKEVRASAIEPAMAARIRASILLAGPMLARVGRMTLPPPGGDVIGRRRVDTHFLALARLGAQVESDDGYSLSTSGLRGADIFLDEPSVTATENAIMAAVMAKGQTRIRNAAAEPHVQDLCNMLVQFGAKISGIGTGVLEFEGVDRLGGGRFRIGSDHIEVGSFIGLAAVTGGEILIRDAALEHLDSTLLGFERMGIRCEMRGEDLFVPAEQDRVVRTDVGGHIPKIDDGPWPAFPADLTSIALVVATQCRGTILIHEKMFESRMFFADKVIGMGARIVLCDPHRAVVVGPSRLHAAVVESPDTRAGMALLIAALGADGESHIYNIQQIERGYEKIDERLRALGAVIERADSRSDE